A single Lycorma delicatula isolate Av1 chromosome 12, ASM4794821v1, whole genome shotgun sequence DNA region contains:
- the LOC142332791 gene encoding dynein axonemal heavy chain 10-like, with protein sequence MDYLAFGKILNGLCQCGAWGCFDVFNRIDISVISTQLQTIRTALLKKAKRFVFEGVEISIDNKVGVFVTMNPGYAGRTELPESVKALFRPVVCFVLDMEMICLIMLFSEGFLEAKV encoded by the exons ATGGATTACTTGGCATTTGGAAAGATTCTTAATGGTTTATGTCAGTGTGGAGCTTGGGGATGTTTTGATGTGTTCAATAGGATTGATATATCTGTTATATCCACTCAGCTGCAAACCATTAGAACTGCTTTGCTTAAAAAAGCAAAACGTTTTGtg TTTGAAGGAGTAGAAATAAGTATTGATAATAAAGTTGGTGTATTTGTTACTATGAATCCTGGTTATGCTGGAAGAACAGAATTACCAGAATCTGTGAAAGCTCTTTTTCGCCCAGTTGTGTGTTTTGTACTGGATATGGAAATGATTTGCCTTATCATGTTATTTTCTGAAGGATTTTTAGAAGCAaaggtttga